A single Ciona intestinalis chromosome 12, KH, whole genome shotgun sequence DNA region contains:
- the LOC113474756 gene encoding uncharacterized protein LOC113474756, producing MLPHIKIAIIGASGTGKTSFIRKFKTNQFIQEDAHKDYCEMMSPDLKRINRNSKAKEAIQASLDVPAHMERCQATTCTVLFKPKLVGKHNGVEDLLDITLMDFREFDKFPLDSLEEWETRGAIGVRSADAYILFYDVTNFSSLEHVINMREGIVESCALSMDSQANGSSNSRAKYKVSPMFETTAPMNCFSDQKLRRNSDRPTKTKKGFLSKRSNSENSSSESIKVRNIIASSFLSPLAPVAAPRTTDTGAFKSSPRQYPPVFMVVGNKRDLCTPGLSPIYNYGPAASSRDEIVLRNREVNERKVSQLAKKSWRSQHFESSVKFGWNVNTVIHETIKMVMTTKYPKRYKP from the exons ATGTTGCCGCATATTAAAATAGCCATCATTGGTGCTTCTGGTACGGGCAAGACGTCTTTCAttaggaaatttaaaaccaatcaGTTTATTCAAGAAGATGCCCATAAAGATTATTGTGAGATGATGTCTCCTGATCTAAAACGAATAAACCGCAATTCGAAAGCGAAGGAAGCGATACAGGCTTCACTAGATGTACCAGCACACATGGAGAGGTGCCAGGCAACAACCTGTACTGTACTGTTTAAACCGAAATTGGTGGGCAAGCATAATGGAGTTGAAGATCTGCTTGATATTACACTAATGGACTTTCGGGAGTTCGACAAATTTCCTCTCGATTCGTTAGAAGAGTGGGAGACAAGAGGAGCTATTGGAGTGAGGTCCGCTGACGCGTATATCctattttatgacgtcacgaacttCTCGTCTCTTGAGCACGTAATCAATATGAGAGAAGGCATTGTAgaa tcgTGTGCTTTGAGTATGGATAGCCAAGCTAATGGGTCATCGAATTCACGTGCCAAGTACAAGGTATCCCCTATGTTTGAGACAACTGCGCCAATGAACTGTTTTAGCGATCAGAAATTACGTCGCAACTCCGACCGGCCCACAAAAACGAAGAAGGGTTTTTTGTCTAAGCGATCAAATAGTGAAAATAGCTCTTCTGAGAGCATAAAAGTCCGAAACATCATCGCATCTTCATTTTTAAGTCCGCTAGCACCAGTAGCAGCACCCAGAACGACCGATACCGGTGCTTTTAAATCAAGTCCGCGTCAATACCCGCCTGTTTTTATGGTCGTTGGAAACAAACGAGACCTCTGCACACCTGGCCTTTCCCCAATCTATAACTATGGCCCCGCAGCGTCATCTCGTGATGAAATTGTGCTACGAAATCGAGAAGTAAACGAGCGTAAGGTGTCGCAGTTGGCGAAGAAAAGCTGGAGGTCGCAACACTTTGAGAGCTCTGTGAAGTTTGGCTGGAATGTGAACACAGTTATCCACGAAACGATAAAAATGGTGATGACGACCAAATACCCGAAGCGGTACAAGCCTTAA
- the LOC100187068 gene encoding mitochondrial pyruvate carrier 4-like, protein MTTAWRQALVKLDSRLQSRMSDKLKERWNHPAGLKTIHFWAPAFKWSLVVAGVSDYLRPPEKLSLNQSSSLMATGLIWSRYSMVITPKNWLLFSVNICLGLTGAVQVARILRYQQSIKETEKK, encoded by the exons atgacTACAGCATGGAGACAAGCTTTGGTCAAATTAGATAGTCGTTTGCAGTCTCGAATGTCTGATAAATTGAAGGAAAGGTGGAATCACCCTGCAG GCTTAAAAACAATCCATTTCTGGGCACCAGCATTTAAATGG TCACTCGTTGTTGCTGGAGTGTCTGATTACTTGCGCCCGCCAGAGAAGTTGAGTTTGAACCAGTCAAGTTCGCTTATGGCAACAGGACTAATTTGGTCACGATACTCAATGGTTATTACTCCCAAAAATTGGTTGTTGTTTTCAGTCAATATCTGCCTTGGTCTGACAGGAGCAGTCCAAGTTGCTAGAATTTTAAG GTATCAACAAAGTATCAAAGAAACAGAGAAGAAATAA